In one Ornithinimicrobium pratense genomic region, the following are encoded:
- a CDS encoding MFS transporter translates to MTNDDDHFSRPDGSDEPDSSPAGRAVADPVGPRTMDPEEVTTSLEASEGAGLRKITAWAFWDWGSQPWNTVITTFVFAVYITSESFGSTNHTSQMLALSTAIAGFFVAVLAPVLGQNSDRSGRTVRNLRWQTWILAAVAASLFFVQPSPEHLILGLVLLGIGSVVSEIAGVNYNATIEQVATPTTVGRVSGYGWGFGYLGGIVALLTLYFLFVQPEVGLFGVTGEDGMDIRVSMLMCGIWIAVFTIPALVALKDRPRPRAPRVGVIQSYKLLFGTVRRLWKTSRHTVWFLLASALFRDGLAGVFAFGAVLAAGTFGMNAGEVIIFGAAANIVAGVSTILFGLVDDWIGPKKVILISLFALVALGLVVFFLHDGGKTVFWIAGLGLTAFVGPAQAASRSFLARLIPEGKSGEIFGLYATTGRVVSFLSPAAFGLGIWIGARVTGEENTQYWGILGIVLILAAGALAMLPVKEHTHHRI, encoded by the coding sequence GTGACGAACGACGACGATCACTTTTCGCGGCCAGACGGGTCCGACGAGCCCGACAGCAGCCCCGCTGGACGCGCGGTGGCCGACCCGGTCGGTCCGAGAACGATGGATCCCGAGGAGGTGACGACCTCCTTGGAGGCGTCCGAGGGCGCCGGGCTGCGCAAGATCACGGCGTGGGCGTTCTGGGACTGGGGCAGCCAACCGTGGAACACGGTGATCACCACCTTCGTCTTCGCCGTCTACATCACCAGCGAGAGCTTCGGCTCGACCAACCACACCTCCCAGATGTTGGCGCTGTCGACGGCGATCGCGGGGTTCTTCGTCGCCGTGCTGGCCCCTGTCTTGGGGCAGAACTCCGACCGGTCCGGCCGCACGGTGCGCAACCTGCGCTGGCAGACCTGGATCCTGGCCGCCGTCGCCGCCAGCCTCTTCTTCGTCCAGCCCTCACCGGAGCACCTCATCCTGGGGCTGGTCCTGCTTGGCATCGGCTCGGTCGTCTCCGAGATCGCCGGCGTCAACTACAACGCCACCATCGAGCAGGTGGCCACCCCGACGACGGTCGGCCGGGTCTCCGGCTACGGCTGGGGCTTTGGCTACCTGGGCGGCATCGTCGCGCTACTCACGCTCTACTTCCTCTTCGTCCAGCCCGAGGTCGGTCTCTTCGGCGTCACCGGCGAGGACGGCATGGACATCCGGGTCTCGATGCTCATGTGCGGCATCTGGATCGCGGTGTTTACCATTCCCGCACTGGTCGCGCTCAAGGACCGGCCCAGGCCACGGGCGCCGCGGGTTGGCGTCATCCAGTCCTACAAGCTGCTCTTCGGGACCGTGCGACGGCTGTGGAAGACGTCACGGCACACCGTGTGGTTCCTGCTGGCCTCGGCACTTTTCCGCGACGGGTTGGCAGGGGTGTTCGCCTTCGGCGCGGTGCTGGCGGCCGGCACCTTCGGGATGAACGCCGGTGAGGTGATCATCTTCGGGGCCGCGGCTAATATCGTCGCGGGTGTCTCCACCATCCTCTTCGGCCTGGTCGATGACTGGATCGGCCCCAAGAAGGTCATCCTCATTTCGCTGTTCGCCCTGGTCGCGCTAGGCCTGGTGGTCTTCTTCCTGCACGACGGCGGCAAGACAGTCTTCTGGATCGCGGGTCTAGGCCTGACCGCCTTCGTCGGCCCCGCCCAGGCGGCCTCCCGCTCGTTCCTGGCCCGGCTGATCCCGGAGGGCAAGAGCGGGGAGATCTTCGGCCTCTACGCCACCACCGGTCGCGTCGTGTCGTTCCTCTCGCCCGCGGCCTTCGGTCTGGGCATCTGGATCGGCGCCCGGGTCACGGGGGAGGAGAACACGCAGTACTGGGGCATCCTCGGCATCGTGCTCATCCTCGCCGCCGGCGCCCTGGCGATGCTGCCGGTCAAGGAGCACACCCACCACCGGATCTGA